A genomic stretch from Hemibagrus wyckioides isolate EC202008001 linkage group LG20, SWU_Hwy_1.0, whole genome shotgun sequence includes:
- the LOC131342059 gene encoding olfactory receptor 4N2-like: MNRISDNYYTLEVVKACVDSVMFVAMCVFTYVIKVTEHDSLHLDHEVHYRLLLQQSICLMGFNAAGSAIHGIRSLRLPTTRLTCWILFDLQVVMGRGITLTLMCMCACLSVCRPLHYRTLVRSLYRWMMLAAWFLALINPLVFTVVAFAQNPWSYLLSPDSQCPTALEDKGFTISVLLFLDIMTLFMFLSYILICLEGHYTGHFSESNTKGRLTILVHVLQISLYFVTVYIIISHVQQELIVEIVTFLIFSILQVLSPVIYGLRCKELNMEILRLFPGCCSQCVTQESSVSVEQRESPGTLRRPSVVVISTGTSHCMSSVTDHVSAHESDNKNKDQIREDYEETLV, encoded by the coding sequence ATGAACAGAATCTCTGATAATTACTATACCCTGGAGGTGGTGAAGGCTTGTGTTGACTCAGTGATGTTCGtagctatgtgtgtgttcacgtaTGTGATCAAGGTGACGGAACACGACTCCCTGCATCTGGACCATGAAGTCCACTATCGCCTGCTGCTGCAGCAATCCATCTGCCTCATGGGCTTCAACGCAGCGGGCAGCGCGATACACGGCATCCGCTCCCTGCGTCTCCCCACCACACGCCTCACCTGCTGGATCCTGTTCGACCTGCAGGTGGTGATGGGGCGTGgcatcaccctcaccctcatgTGCATGTGcgcgtgtctctctgtgtgccgCCCGCTGCACTATAGAACATTAGTGAGGAGCTTGTACCGCTGGATGATGTTAGCAGCATGGTTCCTGGCTCTAATAAACCCGCTAGTGTTCACGGTGGTGGCGTTCGCACAGAATCCGTGGTCCTACCTGCTCTCGCCGGACTCACAGTGTCCCACAGCTCTGGAGGATAAAGGGTTCACCATCAGCGTGCTCCTGTTTCTTGACATCATGACGCTGTTCATGTTCCTCAGTTACATCCTCATCTGTCTGGAGGGTCACTACACCGGTCATTTCTCTGAGTCCAACACTAAAGGACGACTCACCATCCTCGTCCATGTGCTGCAGATCAGCCTGTACTTCGTAACCGtctacatcatcatctcccACGTGCAACAGGAGCTCATCGTGGAAATCGTCACCTTCCTGATCTTCAGCATCTTGCAGGTTCTCAGTCCGGTCATTTACGGCCTGCGCTGTAAGGAACTCAACATGGAAATCCTGCGATTATTCCCTGGCTGCTGTAGCCAGTGTGTGACCCAGGAGTCCAGCGTGAGCGTGGAGCAGCGTGAAAGCCCCGGGACACTCAGACGCCCCTCAGTAGTAGTGATCAGCACCGGAACCAGCCACTGCATGAGTAGCGTTACTGACCATGTGTCTGCCCACGAGTCTGACAACAAGAACAAAGATCAGATCCGTGAAGATTATGAGGAGACTTTAGTGTGA